Proteins co-encoded in one Metabacillus sp. KUDC1714 genomic window:
- a CDS encoding DUF302 domain-containing protein, with amino-acid sequence MFDYTVATNNSIKEAISSLELSLKEEKFGVLWMFDIKEKLQEKGLEFESDYLVLEVCNPYEAERVLKENLLVGYFLPCKIVVYSDNGKTKIGMPRPTALINLVNNEEVKKLANDIELRLINCINKSILS; translated from the coding sequence ATGTTTGATTATACTGTAGCAACAAATAATAGTATAAAGGAAGCAATATCTAGTCTGGAATTAAGTCTAAAGGAAGAAAAGTTTGGGGTATTATGGATGTTTGATATTAAAGAAAAGCTACAAGAGAAAGGACTGGAGTTTGAATCAGACTATCTAGTTTTAGAAGTGTGTAACCCGTATGAAGCCGAGAGAGTATTGAAAGAAAATTTATTAGTTGGTTATTTTCTGCCATGTAAAATTGTTGTTTATAGTGACAATGGCAAAACGAAAATTGGAATGCCAAGACCTACTGCTTTAATAAATTTAGTAAACAATGAGGAAGTAAAAAAGCTTGCTAATGATATTGAGCTAAGATTAATTAATTGTATTAATAAAAGCATTCTAAGTTAA
- a CDS encoding rhodanese-like domain-containing protein gives MVIFYLFVLISINHFLFIRYYPIYGLHVIDKKEIEINNHFAIDIRDYNEAYKDPVYPGINIPIAYLKRYYSEIPNNDLVVVASNCMERNVGVRILRKKGFKVIGYTIPSQKKIVNEKQISTESYC, from the coding sequence ATGGTAATATTCTATTTATTTGTGCTAATAAGTATCAACCATTTCTTATTTATAAGGTATTATCCCATTTATGGATTACATGTTATTGATAAGAAAGAGATTGAGATAAATAATCATTTTGCTATTGATATAAGGGATTATAACGAAGCCTATAAGGATCCGGTATATCCAGGAATCAATATTCCAATTGCATACCTTAAAAGATACTACAGTGAAATTCCCAATAATGACCTAGTAGTCGTTGCCTCAAATTGTATGGAAAGAAATGTTGGGGTTCGAATCCTTCGTAAAAAGGGCTTTAAGGTTATTGGATATACAATTCCTTCCCAAAAGAAAATAGTAAATGAAAAACAAATAAGTACAGAAAGTTATTGTTAA
- a CDS encoding metal-sensitive transcriptional regulator, translated as MEYNDQMKNRVKRIEGQLRGILRMMEEGKDCKEVITQLSAARTGIDRTIGVVVSSNLVECVRNAEETGEHSTEELVKEAVNLLVKSR; from the coding sequence ATGGAGTATAATGATCAAATGAAAAATAGAGTAAAGCGTATTGAGGGACAACTTAGAGGTATTTTAAGAATGATGGAAGAAGGAAAAGATTGTAAGGAAGTCATCACACAGTTGTCTGCAGCAAGAACTGGAATTGATCGAACAATCGGTGTTGTTGTCAGTTCCAATTTAGTAGAATGTGTTCGTAATGCTGAGGAAACTGGAGAACACAGTACAGAAGAATTAGTGAAAGAAGCAGTGAATTTACTTGTTAAGAGTAGATAA